One Acidobacteriota bacterium DNA segment encodes these proteins:
- a CDS encoding TlpA family protein disulfide reductase: protein MMTVPTPHSLLLALVLTLLLPACDGQRRVEPSIELWDAWLDSPGGRLDFGLELSRDGSQAFATLVNGTERIEVPQAEWDGQALTLGMVHYDSAIHATMTDGRLDGGWERASQLGTTTRMDFHATRRSGLESTSGSDRGLRPLAERWRVHFSLTDDPAVGVFEWRDDGAVRGTFLTTTGDYRFLAGSLDDDTLRLSTFDGAHAFLFEATFDESGGLSGDFWSRDTWHETWRAQPDPEASLPDAFTLTRWISDTPLSEIRYPDLDGNLRALSDEVFAGVRLIELFGSWCPNCNDATQYLVELDATYRQDGLTVIGLAFEMSGDPVRDREQLRIYADYHGLDYPLLLAGTTDKDDASRQFPHIDRVRAYPTFLFVDSDDQIRAVYSGFSGLATGEAHRELRRQFSGWIDTLLEEGA from the coding sequence GTGATGACGGTCCCAACTCCCCACAGCCTTCTCCTTGCGCTGGTGCTGACCCTGCTACTGCCGGCGTGCGATGGCCAACGGCGCGTCGAGCCGTCGATCGAACTCTGGGACGCCTGGCTGGACAGCCCGGGTGGGCGTCTTGACTTCGGTCTTGAGTTATCCCGGGACGGCTCGCAGGCGTTCGCGACCCTCGTCAACGGCACCGAACGCATCGAGGTCCCGCAGGCCGAGTGGGACGGGCAGGCCCTGACTCTGGGGATGGTTCATTACGATTCTGCGATTCACGCGACGATGACGGACGGGCGTCTCGACGGAGGTTGGGAGCGGGCCTCGCAGCTCGGCACGACGACCCGCATGGACTTTCACGCAACGCGACGGAGCGGCCTCGAGTCGACATCCGGCAGCGATCGGGGCCTAAGGCCGCTTGCCGAGCGCTGGCGAGTCCATTTCTCCCTCACCGACGACCCCGCCGTCGGCGTCTTCGAGTGGCGAGACGACGGCGCGGTTCGGGGGACGTTCCTGACGACCACCGGGGACTACCGCTTCCTCGCCGGCTCTCTTGACGACGACACGCTCCGTCTCTCGACCTTCGACGGTGCCCATGCGTTCCTCTTCGAGGCGACCTTCGACGAGAGTGGAGGGTTGTCCGGTGATTTCTGGTCCCGTGACACGTGGCACGAGACGTGGAGGGCGCAACCCGACCCGGAGGCCAGTCTACCCGACGCCTTCACACTGACCCGCTGGATCTCGGACACGCCCCTGTCCGAGATTCGCTATCCCGACCTCGATGGAAATTTACGAGCTTTGTCCGATGAAGTATTTGCTGGCGTAAGATTGATCGAGCTTTTCGGAAGCTGGTGTCCCAACTGCAATGATGCGACCCAATACCTCGTGGAACTCGATGCGACCTATCGACAAGACGGCCTGACCGTGATCGGTCTTGCATTCGAGATGTCGGGGGATCCCGTGCGAGATCGAGAGCAGCTTCGCATCTATGCGGACTACCACGGACTCGACTACCCACTGTTGCTGGCAGGCACGACGGACAAGGACGACGCCTCGCGTCAGTTTCCGCACATCGACCGGGTGCGGGCCTACCCGACGTTTCTATTCGTCGATTCGGATGACCAGATTCGAGCCGTTTACAGCGGTTTTTCGGGTCTCGCGACGGGAGAGGCGCACCGGGAGCTGCGTCGGCAGTTCTCCGGCTGGATCGACACGCTACTGGAGGAAGGAGCGTGA
- a CDS encoding glycerophosphodiester phosphodiesterase family protein, with protein MARPKQPIEVVAHRGASWDRPENTLSAFAGAVQQGCDAIELDVQLSRDGVPVVYHDRTLVRAGGGRRRVAALDVRELRTLDAGYRLEDTRRRHRIPYLTEVLDRYADSVPLLIEVKLRDTPERLRTLATSVVDQLKGRRVARRPRLLCFDPNVLADVRPRSGDVEAILNVRAVDARVRGLRRWFDTVDGISVNVRGVTPRLGDAIAAANLPLLVFTCNTAHRVRRAVAAGAATIMSDRPGWLRQQLVNDGSSR; from the coding sequence ATGGCGCGTCCGAAGCAGCCGATCGAGGTCGTCGCCCATCGTGGAGCGTCGTGGGATCGGCCGGAGAATACTCTCTCCGCATTCGCCGGTGCCGTTCAACAGGGATGCGACGCGATCGAACTCGATGTCCAGCTCTCACGTGACGGTGTCCCGGTCGTCTATCACGACCGGACCCTCGTGCGGGCAGGTGGGGGCCGTCGCCGCGTGGCGGCGCTCGACGTGCGGGAACTTCGGACGCTGGACGCCGGTTATCGCCTCGAAGACACACGGCGACGACATCGAATCCCGTATCTGACCGAGGTGTTGGATCGCTACGCGGATTCCGTCCCGCTACTGATCGAGGTCAAGCTCCGCGATACGCCGGAGCGATTGCGAACGCTCGCAACGTCCGTTGTAGATCAGCTGAAAGGGCGCAGAGTTGCGCGTCGCCCGCGTCTCCTCTGTTTCGATCCCAACGTCCTGGCCGACGTCCGCCCGCGCTCTGGTGATGTGGAGGCGATCCTCAACGTTCGGGCGGTCGACGCGCGAGTGCGGGGATTGCGTCGATGGTTTGATACGGTTGACGGGATCTCGGTAAACGTTCGCGGGGTCACCCCGCGTCTGGGAGATGCGATCGCGGCTGCAAATCTGCCCCTCCTTGTCTTTACCTGTAACACGGCGCATCGTGTGCGTCGTGCCGTGGCGGCCGGTGCGGCCACTATCATGTCCGATCGCCCCGGTTGGTTGCGGCAACAACTTGTGAATGATGGAAGCAGTCGATGA
- a CDS encoding nucleoside permease nupX, with protein MSALNLVSLLGCLLLMLVAWLSGGCKRPVSWRTVGGSFALMLFAGVLIFWLPASRGMLVIVNDAVIAALSAVSAGADFLLGPLALAPGSTSDDGTPSIGFVFAAQVLPAVIFFAALMALLRHYGLIHLVVRLLARLFHRTLRLSGAEALVAAANLFFGVEASAAAKPYLKRMTRSELLTVLGCGMSTVASTTMAIYVLFLQNSFPRIAGHLISASFLSIPAAALISKLMLPESVEGGAPETAGSVPSDREPSAHEGGLAALASGATDGLRLAAGISTLLIAVLGLVGLADLAIGALVTSIGGQGAWIGIDGVLGTLFYPFAWMLGIEAADLPEAARLLGQRIVMTEVVSYRELGALAESGAVSARTQLVLSYALCGFAHLASVGIFVGGITAIAPDRRNDLAGLGPRALLVATLATLLTGAVAGLLYVGQTGLL; from the coding sequence ATGAGCGCGCTCAATCTTGTTTCGCTTCTCGGCTGCCTGCTCCTGATGCTCGTGGCATGGCTCAGCGGGGGTTGCAAGCGGCCGGTCTCCTGGCGGACCGTCGGCGGATCGTTCGCACTGATGTTGTTCGCCGGCGTTCTGATTTTCTGGTTACCGGCGAGCCGCGGGATGTTGGTGATCGTCAACGATGCGGTGATCGCGGCTTTGTCGGCGGTCAGCGCCGGCGCCGACTTTCTGCTGGGCCCGCTGGCGCTGGCCCCCGGGTCGACTTCCGACGACGGGACACCCTCGATCGGCTTCGTGTTCGCCGCCCAGGTTCTACCGGCGGTCATCTTTTTCGCGGCGTTGATGGCCCTGCTCCGTCACTACGGGCTGATCCACCTCGTGGTTCGTCTCCTGGCGCGGCTCTTCCACCGGACCCTTCGCCTCTCCGGCGCGGAGGCACTCGTCGCCGCCGCAAACCTGTTCTTCGGGGTCGAGGCCAGTGCGGCGGCCAAGCCCTACCTGAAACGGATGACACGCTCGGAACTGCTAACGGTACTCGGCTGCGGGATGTCGACCGTCGCGTCCACGACGATGGCGATCTACGTCCTGTTCCTCCAGAACAGTTTCCCCCGCATCGCCGGCCATCTGATCTCCGCTTCGTTTCTATCGATCCCGGCCGCCGCGTTGATCTCGAAGCTGATGCTTCCCGAATCCGTGGAAGGCGGCGCACCGGAGACGGCCGGCAGCGTACCCTCCGATCGAGAACCGTCGGCGCACGAAGGGGGGCTGGCGGCCCTCGCGTCCGGTGCAACCGACGGTCTTCGTCTGGCCGCCGGGATCTCGACGTTGCTCATCGCGGTCCTTGGCCTCGTCGGCCTGGCCGACCTCGCCATCGGGGCGCTGGTCACCTCCATCGGGGGCCAGGGCGCATGGATCGGCATCGACGGAGTCCTGGGCACTCTGTTCTACCCGTTCGCCTGGATGCTCGGCATCGAAGCCGCGGATCTTCCCGAGGCGGCCCGCCTGCTGGGGCAACGAATCGTGATGACGGAGGTCGTTAGCTATCGAGAGCTTGGGGCCCTCGCTGAATCCGGCGCGGTCTCGGCGCGAACCCAACTCGTCCTCTCGTACGCACTGTGCGGGTTTGCCCACCTGGCTTCGGTGGGGATCTTCGTCGGCGGCATCACGGCGATCGCGCCGGATCGACGGAACGATCTGGCGGGGCTGGGTCCTCGAGCTCTGCTGGTGGCGACACTCGCGACGCTACTGACCGGCGCCGTGGCAGGCTTGCTGTACGTCGGTCAGACGGGCCTGCTCTGA
- a CDS encoding M14 family metallopeptidase codes for MSELRSRVSFSVSMVALAWFVMTGTGFAGERPTHAEVNNFQSTPDYAETFRFIDTLVAESPDLHLETFGHSAAGRPMKVVVVARETSPDPTAAHASGKAIVLIQNGVHAGEIDGKDASLLLLRDIVAGKHDAWLDRLVLLFIPIYNVDGHERISPHNRPNQNGPVKGMGFRTTTDGHDLNRDHLKLDTPEAQAVVALFNRWRPHLHIDNHVTDGVQFDWELTYEWARSPQQSVAVSGWLEQTMPGVLERVTSAGYPVGPYVSLLDSNDPSKGFDSSVQEPRYATGYYPLRNRPSILVENHSYKPYRRRVLVNREFMTALFDTIAEAPDRLVAATTAADRAVVEAGRRTENRPPIAVSYRTAPSEETMVVPFYDWTMEESVALGVPILEYREDARRVLEVPWAHRPEVALSVSRPWGYLVPPGWPEIDRRLRDHGLVVETLAEPAELDVEIVTATGVRRRSDRVVSYQGRVQVTGEIRREAGRVVFPVGTRWIPADQPDFNVAVQLLEPEAPDSLFAWGHLALVHERKEYIDSRVLEPLVREMLKEPAIAAEWAEALEDEAFADNPGARWLWWYRKTPYWDAGVDRLPIYRRMMPLDVETGSAFD; via the coding sequence ATGTCTGAGTTGCGATCGCGTGTTTCATTTTCGGTGTCGATGGTTGCTCTCGCCTGGTTCGTCATGACCGGAACCGGGTTTGCGGGGGAGCGCCCGACTCACGCCGAAGTCAACAACTTCCAGTCGACGCCGGACTACGCGGAGACGTTTCGGTTCATCGACACGCTGGTTGCGGAGTCGCCGGACCTCCACCTCGAGACGTTCGGTCACAGCGCCGCAGGACGGCCGATGAAGGTCGTCGTCGTCGCCCGCGAGACGTCGCCGGACCCGACCGCTGCACACGCCAGCGGCAAGGCTATCGTCTTGATCCAGAATGGAGTCCACGCCGGCGAGATCGACGGCAAGGATGCGTCGCTCTTGCTCCTGCGAGATATCGTCGCCGGAAAGCACGATGCCTGGCTCGATCGCCTGGTGCTGTTGTTCATCCCGATCTACAACGTCGACGGTCACGAACGGATCTCGCCCCATAACCGTCCCAATCAGAATGGACCCGTCAAGGGAATGGGGTTCCGCACCACCACCGATGGGCACGACCTCAATCGCGATCACCTCAAGCTGGACACGCCCGAGGCACAGGCGGTCGTCGCGCTCTTCAATCGCTGGCGACCTCACCTTCATATCGATAATCACGTGACCGATGGGGTTCAGTTCGATTGGGAACTGACCTACGAGTGGGCCCGGAGCCCTCAGCAATCGGTCGCCGTTTCCGGGTGGCTCGAGCAGACGATGCCCGGAGTCCTCGAACGTGTGACATCCGCCGGGTATCCGGTCGGACCTTACGTCAGTCTGCTGGACTCGAACGATCCGTCGAAGGGTTTCGACTCGTCGGTGCAGGAACCGCGTTACGCCACGGGCTATTACCCGCTTCGGAATCGACCGTCGATCCTGGTGGAGAACCACTCCTACAAACCCTACCGCCGGCGAGTTCTGGTCAACCGCGAATTCATGACGGCACTCTTCGACACGATCGCCGAGGCTCCCGACAGGCTTGTCGCCGCCACAACGGCGGCGGATCGAGCCGTCGTCGAGGCCGGTCGTCGTACCGAGAACCGCCCACCGATCGCCGTGAGCTATCGCACGGCCCCGTCGGAGGAGACGATGGTCGTTCCGTTCTACGACTGGACGATGGAAGAATCCGTGGCACTCGGAGTGCCGATACTTGAGTATCGGGAGGACGCCCGACGAGTCCTGGAGGTCCCGTGGGCCCATCGACCGGAGGTCGCGCTCTCCGTATCGCGACCCTGGGGATACCTGGTGCCCCCCGGCTGGCCCGAGATCGATCGTCGTCTGCGGGATCACGGGTTGGTCGTCGAGACGCTGGCGGAGCCGGCCGAACTGGACGTCGAGATCGTGACGGCCACCGGTGTCCGGCGACGCTCGGACAGGGTTGTCAGCTATCAGGGCCGGGTGCAGGTCACGGGCGAAATCCGCCGTGAAGCCGGGCGCGTTGTTTTTCCCGTCGGGACACGGTGGATTCCGGCAGACCAACCCGACTTCAACGTGGCGGTGCAGCTTCTCGAGCCGGAGGCGCCGGACTCGCTGTTCGCGTGGGGGCACCTGGCCCTCGTGCATGAGCGTAAGGAATATATCGACTCCCGTGTCCTTGAGCCCTTGGTGCGGGAGATGCTGAAGGAGCCGGCCATCGCGGCCGAATGGGCCGAGGCACTCGAGGACGAGGCGTTCGCCGACAACCCCGGTGCCCGCTGGCTGTGGTGGTATCGCAAGACCCCCTACTGGGATGCAGGGGTCGATCGACTTCCGATCTATCGGCGGATGATGCCGTTGGATGTCGAAACGGGATCCGCGTTCGATTGA
- a CDS encoding molybdopterin-dependent oxidoreductase, with amino-acid sequence MRTIRTHCNRDCPDACGIVATVDDGKIVKLAGDPDHPVTEGFLCYRTNKFLERQYDPDRITSPMLRNGETFVPISWDEALDRIASTMLKIREEDGGSAILNYRSGGSLGMMKLVSDHLFEQFGPVSIKSGDICSGAGDAAQLKDFGEEDSNDLFDLLNSKTIVIWGKNPFVSNVHLLPVLRRAKDRGARLIQIDPVHHRGADLASLYLQPRPGGDIALALGVMRHLFDHGGIDPEASQYCDHFEDLRESFSESTVEEWANLADVPVGQLVELATSYADGPSAILVGWGMQRRRNGSAAVRTLDALGAVSGNVGVSGGGVSFYFKRRGPFDTSFLKGEQVAPRQLLEPLLGQEILAADDPPIRMVWISNGNPVAMLPNSRVVAEALESREFTVLVDSFLTDTARHVDLVLPTTTMLEDDDIVGAYGHHWLGKVRPVVDPPDGVRTDFQISCALAERLGVVGYDTDSRSWQRRIMSRLADAGITLESLEEGPQRNPLAPTILFADRRFATPSGKVNLIHSFDSEGPRPTVDRPLLLAALADGKRQASQTPSRLQSGPDSVTVHPDMAAGFTAGERVIVESALGSLEAILKLDPRQRRDMALMTKGGWLHRGRCANVMVRARATDDGGGACYYDEPVRLLPL; translated from the coding sequence ATGCGGACGATCAGAACCCACTGCAATCGCGATTGCCCCGACGCGTGCGGGATCGTTGCCACCGTGGACGACGGCAAGATCGTCAAACTGGCCGGGGATCCCGATCATCCCGTCACCGAGGGGTTCCTCTGTTACCGCACCAATAAGTTTCTCGAGCGCCAGTACGACCCGGATCGGATTACGAGCCCGATGCTCCGGAACGGGGAGACCTTCGTTCCGATCTCATGGGACGAGGCGCTCGACCGGATAGCGTCGACGATGTTGAAGATCCGTGAGGAAGACGGCGGCTCCGCGATCCTGAATTACCGTAGCGGTGGATCGCTGGGAATGATGAAGCTGGTCAGCGACCATCTCTTCGAACAATTCGGACCCGTGTCGATCAAGTCGGGCGATATCTGTTCCGGTGCCGGCGACGCGGCGCAACTCAAGGATTTCGGCGAGGAGGACAGCAACGATCTGTTCGATCTGCTCAACAGCAAGACGATCGTCATCTGGGGTAAGAACCCGTTCGTCAGCAACGTCCACCTACTGCCGGTCCTGAGACGCGCCAAGGACCGCGGCGCTCGACTGATCCAGATCGACCCGGTCCATCATCGTGGCGCCGACCTCGCATCGCTCTATCTCCAACCTCGCCCGGGAGGAGACATCGCACTCGCTCTTGGCGTGATGCGTCACCTGTTTGACCACGGCGGCATCGACCCCGAGGCAAGCCAATACTGCGATCACTTCGAAGATTTGCGTGAGAGCTTTAGCGAGAGCACCGTTGAGGAATGGGCGAACCTGGCGGACGTCCCGGTCGGCCAACTGGTCGAGCTGGCGACGTCGTATGCCGACGGACCCTCGGCGATCCTCGTGGGGTGGGGGATGCAACGACGCCGAAACGGTTCGGCGGCGGTGCGTACGCTCGACGCGCTCGGGGCGGTCTCGGGGAATGTGGGAGTCTCCGGTGGCGGGGTGTCGTTCTACTTCAAGCGACGCGGACCCTTCGACACGTCGTTCCTGAAAGGGGAGCAGGTCGCTCCACGTCAACTGCTGGAGCCGTTGCTTGGCCAGGAGATTCTGGCGGCGGACGATCCGCCGATCCGCATGGTCTGGATCTCCAACGGCAATCCCGTGGCGATGCTCCCGAACTCCCGCGTCGTGGCCGAGGCGCTGGAGTCCCGCGAGTTCACCGTCCTCGTCGATTCGTTCCTGACCGACACGGCCCGTCACGTCGATCTAGTCCTGCCGACCACCACGATGCTCGAAGATGACGATATCGTCGGTGCCTACGGGCATCACTGGCTTGGCAAGGTCAGGCCGGTCGTCGATCCACCGGACGGTGTGCGAACCGACTTTCAGATCAGTTGCGCGCTGGCGGAGCGACTCGGAGTCGTGGGGTATGACACCGACTCCAGAAGCTGGCAGCGTCGCATCATGTCGCGGCTGGCAGATGCGGGGATCACGCTCGAGAGCCTGGAAGAGGGGCCGCAGCGCAACCCGCTGGCTCCTACCATTCTGTTCGCCGATCGGAGATTTGCGACCCCATCCGGCAAGGTCAACCTGATCCACTCGTTTGATAGCGAGGGTCCACGACCGACCGTCGATCGGCCCCTGCTTCTGGCCGCCCTCGCCGACGGCAAGCGTCAGGCGTCGCAGACCCCATCGCGTTTACAGTCGGGGCCCGACAGCGTGACCGTTCATCCGGACATGGCTGCCGGATTCACGGCGGGGGAGCGCGTGATCGTCGAGTCTGCACTCGGAAGCCTGGAGGCGATCCTGAAGCTGGACCCCCGTCAACGGCGTGATATGGCGTTGATGACCAAGGGAGGCTGGTTGCATCGTGGACGCTGTGCCAACGTGATGGTTCGTGCCCGAGCCACCGACGATGGCGGTGGCGCCTGCTACTACGACGAACCGGTTCGACTCTTACCGCTCTAG
- a CDS encoding esterase family protein, with translation MDSTHLAGNLLGDPAERRVAVYLPEGYENGDRAYPLFVSLAGFTGSGLKQLAWRAFEESLPQRIDRLVQAGLMGPAIFAFPDGFTSLGGNQYVDTPVMGRWESFLVDEMVPSLERAFRLLPSAASRAIFGKSSGGYGALIQGMRHGDRWGGVACHSGDMGFEGCYRGDFPRALVALAARDGSIETFLESLSDSDRIGSDDFHALMTLAMAASYDPDSGSPLGIRLPMDPHTCEVDPERWASWLNHDPVELIERAECRDNLLALRLLFVDCGRSDEYNLQFGARRFATRLSQHGVPHTYEEFDGTHSGIDHRLDSSLPLLYSALDV, from the coding sequence GTGGACTCCACTCACCTTGCAGGCAATCTGCTCGGTGATCCGGCCGAGCGAAGGGTCGCCGTCTACCTGCCCGAGGGCTACGAGAACGGCGACCGCGCGTATCCGTTGTTCGTGAGCCTCGCCGGGTTTACCGGGAGTGGGTTGAAGCAGCTGGCGTGGCGCGCCTTCGAGGAGTCTCTGCCCCAGCGGATCGACCGTCTGGTCCAGGCGGGGCTCATGGGGCCGGCAATCTTCGCGTTCCCCGACGGATTCACGTCCCTCGGCGGCAACCAGTATGTGGATACGCCGGTGATGGGACGCTGGGAGTCGTTCCTGGTCGACGAGATGGTGCCCAGCCTGGAGAGGGCGTTCCGCCTGCTACCGAGCGCCGCCAGTCGGGCCATCTTCGGCAAGTCCAGCGGTGGCTACGGTGCGTTGATTCAGGGCATGCGTCACGGAGATCGTTGGGGGGGTGTCGCGTGCCATTCGGGCGACATGGGGTTCGAGGGCTGTTATCGCGGGGACTTCCCGAGGGCCCTCGTGGCGCTGGCAGCCCGCGATGGTTCGATCGAGACGTTTCTGGAGTCCCTCTCCGACAGCGATCGCATCGGTTCCGACGACTTCCATGCGCTGATGACCCTGGCGATGGCTGCGTCCTACGATCCGGATTCCGGGAGTCCTCTGGGGATCCGGTTGCCCATGGACCCGCACACGTGCGAGGTCGATCCCGAGAGGTGGGCAAGCTGGCTGAATCACGACCCCGTTGAACTCATCGAGCGTGCCGAATGCCGCGACAACCTGCTGGCCCTCCGCCTGCTGTTCGTCGACTGCGGTCGTTCCGACGAATACAACCTCCAGTTCGGCGCGCGGCGTTTTGCGACACGACTGAGCCAGCACGGCGTCCCTCACACGTACGAGGAGTTCGACGGGACCCACAGCGGAATCGATCATCGACTCGACAGCTCTCTTCCGCTGCTCTATTCGGCGCTGGATGTCTGA